Within the Pseudomonas orientalis genome, the region TTTTGCCTGCCGCACGACGCTGAAGCAGATGACGCCCTTGACTGTCGATCAAATGCACCGAAAAGGCACGATGAAGCCGGCCCATTCCCAGATGGGCATCACGTTTGTCGTACACCCCCACTTGTATATCTTGCGCATCGACTAAGACGACCTCAGTGGCCATTCTATATTCCTTGGTGGTATGCGAAGGCGGCGCCCCAGGTTAGAGGACTTGCCCCCACGCGCTGATGAAGGTCAAGGCAGGCTCGCTGAACGCGGGATCGGCACGTAGAGTTGCCATGGCATCCAGGTCGCCCTGTTCGAGCAGCCCGAGCTTGAGCAACGCAGGCCCGGCTTGTGCGGTGGTTACGGCCCAGAAGGTATCGGCGGGACTGTTATCGCCGATACAGCCTTCAAGCATGCGATGCCTCACGTTGGCCAGGCCCCGATCACGTAGCCGGGCCGGGAGCTGGGTGGCCCAGAGCATGTCGGACCCTATGGACTGCTCCAGGAGAGTGACCCCGGCTTGGGCCAATTTGCGAAACAATGGGTTGGCGGTTTTCAGGCTCGGTTCCAGGCTCACGTCCTCGATCACCAGCCAGCCACCCGGGCGCAGCCAGGTGATGGCCCGCGCCAGCAGGTCTTCGCGCTCGGTGAGGTGACACAGAAGCGCACGGGCATGCACCACGTCAAAGGAGGCCGCCGGGAAGTCATCGGTCGCGGCGTTATGGGCAAGCACCCGAATGCCGGGAATATCGGCGAGGAATCGGATGTCGATGTCCGTGGCGGTGACGCTCGCTTCGGGATATCGCCGGCTCAGCCAGGCGGCAAGCGATCCGGCCCCGGCGCCGAGATCGAGGATGACCGGATTGTCCGGTAGATCCAATTGATCGAAAACCGCCTGGCTCAACGGGTCAAACGCACGCTCCAGGGTGCGCAGCCGTGCCAACTGGCCAGCATGCTGGTCCGCGAGGTAGCTGCTGGTGTAGCCGGGCTTGTCGGAATCGACGGTGGTGGTCACAGTACGACCTCCAGTCGATCCGGGCAGCGATTGAGGAAGCCGCGCTCTACAGGCGTGTACCCCGGCGCCCAGCGCACGTTGGGGAAGGCTTGCAGCAGCATGCGGGCGCCGGTGGTGATCTCCATCCGTGCCAGCAGGGAACCCAGGCAGAAGTGCCGCCCGGCGCCGAAGGCGAAATGACTGGTGGCCTGCTCGGTGCGCGACATGTCAAAGGTATCCGGGTTACTGAACTGGTCCGGATCACGGTTGGCCGAGCCAATCAGACAGGCCAGCGTCGCGCCGGCCGGGATCGTTCCCGAGGGCAGTTGCAGCGTTTCACGAGCCTCGCGCAGTACCAGTTGCAACGGCGGGTTGCGGCGCAAGGTTTCGGCGAGCGCATTATCCATCAGTTGCGGATCGGCAATCACCGCCGCTTTGACGCCAGGTTCGCTCAGCAGGTTGACAATCAGGTTCGCCAGGGCACCGTGACTGGTTTCGCTGCCCGCCGTCATCAGGATTGCGCAGTAAGCGCGCACGAACGTCTCCGACAACGGCTGACCGTCAATCCGTGCCGCCAGGAGCTGGGAGATCAGATCGTTTGCGGGTTCGGCACGGCGAGCGTCGATGTGTGGCTGAATAAAGTCATAGAAACTGTCTCGGTTGGACAACCCGCCAGTCAGCAGTGCCGGGTCCTGTCGATAGTTGCCCATGTAGGCGAAGCCGATGGCACACCAGCGCTTGAGCCGCTCCACCTCTTCGCGGGTTTGAGCCGGGAGCCCCAGCGCATGCGCCATCACCCGCACCGGCAGCGCTGCGGTGAAATCGGCAACCAGGTCAACCTGAGATCGGCCATGCATGCGCGCCAGCAGGTCCGTGGTGACCGAAATGACGGATGCTTCCAGTGCAGCGAGGGCCTTGCCACGAAACGAAGGGCTGAGCAACGCGCGGTGCTGGGCGTGTTCGCAGCCGTCCATGGTGACAAGGGTGTGACCCAACAGCGGCCCGATCTGCCAGTTGTAGTTATTGTTGCTGACGCCCGGATGGGTCAGGGCCGCCTTGACATCCACATGGCGGCTGAGCAGCCACACGTCGGTGGGTTCGTCGTAAGCGAGCGGCAGCCTGGTACGCAATTGCTCATACAACGGGTAGGGGTCGATTTCGAACTGCCGGGATTTCAGCGTTGGAGGGGTGAGTTCCAGGTCCACCTGCCGATTGCTCGTTGTCCCGGAATCGGCGGCGTGCAGATGATAGCGAGAGACGCTGCAGTGCCAGTCGCCTGCCGCCCGCACAACCTGACGCAGGCGGTCCGGGTCGGTCGCCGCGCCTGGCGGGTGACTTGCACACTGGGCGGCGGCCGCAGTGAACTGCGCAACGGCCGTGTTCACCATCCGGTGGGCGGATTCGAGCGCGGCGGGCCAACCCACGCCGGTGGTGTCCGCGAGGATCGACACCAGGTTAAAGCGCTCACCACACACCACATCTTTGGCGATCGAATGGATATCGTTTGTCCAGGCAATCAGATCGGCAGCGTGCTCGCGCAAGGTGTCCCACGCTTGAGCCTGCGCGGCGGGCTTGTATGGGTCGAGCGTCTCGGCACCGTCGATGAGGTCAAAGAAGAACAGTGCGCCGAATGAATGCCGGCGCAACGGCAGATATTCTGCCAGCGTGAGCACCGTGTCGTTTTCCCGCACGCGCACCAGCGTGGCCTGCGCGCGCAAATGCCCGCTCAGATGTCGCACAAGTCTGTCCCGCCAGCTCTCGTCCCCCCAGCACCGGGTTTTCGGCCAGAGATCATCGACCAGAACCGCGAGCATCGGGTCCTCGAATCGGCTGCTTTCGCCAGATTCACCGTCGCTCTCGGTCAAGGCCTGCACCGAAGTGATGAAACACTCCAACGCTCCGTTTTCCGCCCAGGGGCCGTCATCGATACGGTCATCCAGCGTAAGCGCCCACAGGTACCAGCACACCAGAATCTCGGCGCGGTGCGTGGGCGCCCCGCCGCATAGCGCCACGCCCAGATCGAGCAGCGCAGTAGTGCTCAAACGATGCGCACCACGGCGGCCGATCAAGCCGTATCGCTGCGCCCAGGCGAGGGCATGGGCGCGCAACCGTTCGCTGTCGCAGCGCGGTGACGGTGCGGCGAAAGGAAACTGAATCTCGGGGATGGTGAAGAGCTGCGGCGGTAGATGTTCTCTCGGGTTGGGGCCGGGGTCCCCCTCGCGATGTGGCGGTGTCATGCTGCGCTCCTCTTGGATGAACGTTCAATAAGGTCGGACCTTATCGAAAACCACCCGCCCAGGATGCGGTGATTGTCTGATCATCCCCCAGGCAACAGTAGCCTTGGGTAGTAGGAAAAACCTATCGTCCTCGTGAGCATTGGCGCCTGCAACAGGCGAGAGCGAGCCCGCTTGAACCCATGCTGAACTGCTCCGGTGAATTGGCCGGCAACTGCCTATGACTAATCCGCTTTCGGTGGGTATGGTGAAGTCACATTCCCCTGTCCGGAGCATCACATGCGCACCATCGGCCTTATCGGCGGCATGAGCTGGGAGTCCAGTGCCGAGTATTACCGCATCATCAACCAGCATGTACGCGACCGGCTCGGCCCACTGCGTTCGGCGCAACTGTTGATGTACAGCGTGGATTTCGGTCCGGTGGAACAGGCCCAGCATGCCGGGCGCTGGGATGATGCTGCGCTGATCCTGGAAGACGCCGCGCGCCGCCTGCAGGCCGGCGGCGCCGAGTGTGTGGTGCTGTGTACCAACACCATGCATCGGGTGGCGTCACGTATCGAAGCGGCGCTGACGATTCCCTTCCTGCATATCGCCGATGCGGCCGGGGCTGCGGCCTTGCAAGCCGGCACCTTGACCGTGGGCTTGCTCGGCACTGCGTTCACCATGGAACAGGACTTCCTCAAGTCCCGCCTGATCGCACAAGGCCTGACCGTGCTGGTGCCGGACACAGACGAACGCAAGGAGGTACACCGGATCATCTATGAAGAGTTGTGTGTGGGCGTGATCAGTGCCAGATCGCGCGCAATCTATCAGCGGGTCATCGAGTCCCTGGCATCGCGTGGTGCCCAGGCGGTGATCCTCGGTTGCACGGAAATCAGCCTGCTGATCAAGCCCGAGCACAGTAACCTGCCGCTGCTGGACACCACCGAACTGCATGCGCGGGCTGCGGTGGCGTTTGCGCTGGAGCATTAAACCGGCTCAAGCCAGGTCAGTAGTGCCAGAAGTTGCTGACCGAACAACCGGCACGATCCTACATTCACGGCAAGCTTTACTTGCAAAACTCGGGCGCGTCCAACCACGCACCCGAGTGTCTGCCAATTGATAAAACAACGAATGCTGTCAGCCTGCTTTTTCGTCGCGGTGCTATTGGGGGGCAGCGCTTGTGCGACCAGACAACCGCCTGAGTGGGGTATCCGCTGGCTGCCGGATTGTGACGACCGGCCCTTCACCGGGCTGGACCCGGAGGTGGTCGCCAGAACGCAATGTGGCATCGCCACCGTGCCGCTGGACCACATGCACCCTACACTCGGCAGTCTCAAGCTGGATGTCACCCGCGTTTCAGCCCTGCTGCCCGCTGAGCGCGAAGGTGCCGTGTTTACCAATCCGGGCGGTCCCGGCGCCGAGGCCGACGGATTCGCTGTGCTTCTGGCGTCCATATGGAAAGGCTACGCTGACCAGCCACAAGGCGAGGCCTATCGGCGCTTGATCAACGCCTTTGATGTGATCGGAATGACACCTCGCGGAATGGGCAGCGACCCGCAATCGCAACTGGTGTGCCAATCCGATGAGGAAATCGTTGCGCAAAACGACATGACCGAAGATCGCAGTCCCGCCAACATCGAGGCTATCCGGCATAACGCTGGCGTACTGGCCCGGGGCTGCGCCAGCCAGCGCCTGGCACCTTATATCAATACCGAACAAACGGCGCGGGACATGGAGCTGGTGCGTATGGAGCTCAACGAACCCCAGCTCAACTACTTCGGCAATTCATACGGCACATGGCTGGGTGCCTGGTACGCCGGCCTGTTTCCGAAACAGGTCGGGCGTATGGTGCTCGACTCGAGTACGGACTGGACCGCCACATTCCAGGACGCCTCGTTGGTTCAAGCACCGGAAAAAGACCGCGTGTTCGCGCGTTTTGTTGCGCAGCGCGCCGCCGACGATCCACGGCGCTACCAGATGGGCAGCGACCCTAAGGCCATAGGCGCGATTTTTCTCGACCTGTTGTCTCAAGTCAGAGCGGCGCTGCGTTCAGACAACGAGTACTACAGCGTGCCTGAATACCTGATGGCTGCCCGTGCACTCAGCCGGTGGTTGCGCGAATCACCCGGCCTGCCAGACGCCAAGCTGCTGGCCAAACTCCAAGCCCATCGATTCAGCCCCGACCCTGTCGTAAATGAGGCGGCGAAACAGGCATTTGCACGCCTGCTCGAAGTCACCCGCCACCCGTCGCCATGGAATGGTCTGGCGCTTGGTCCCTTGAAACTCACGCCCCGAGAGTCCGTCCGCAGCACCGTGTTATGCAACGATTCAGCGTCCGCAGACGAAGCATTCTGGACCGAAAAGGAAAACCAGTACGCCATCGAGTATCCGGTGGGCGGCAGTTTCTTCCCGGCGAGGCATTGCGCCGATTGGCGCGGCAAACCGCTTGATGGCGTACCGCAGCGCAAGCTGGCGCAGGTCAACGGTCTCTTTATGGTTCAGGCCGAATATGATGATCAGACGCCCGCAGCAGGCGCCCTCAAAGCCTTCAGAAGCGTGCCGGCCGCGCACATGACGCTGCTCAAGGGGGCCTACCGACACGGCGTGTCTTTCTCCGGGACCAATGCCTGCGTGAACAAGAATGTCGGGGACTTCCTGGCCTATGGACGCAAACCTGACCGCTTTTCGATCTGCTACGAATCACCCTGATCCCAGGTTCAGCCTCGTAGCGCTGTTTGCCATAGCCGGGCGATATCCGCCGCGCGCTCACGCAACAGTCGCGCCGCCTCGCTGCACGCCTGTTCCAGGCTCATCGGCCCCGACGGCAACGCAAACGCGGCATCCACGCCATGGTCGTACATCTGCTCGTAGCCCTCCCCCAGCGTTCCTGCGATCACGATTACCGGCACCTTGTGGTGACGGGCGATACGCGCCACGCCAAACGGGGTTTTACCGCGCAGGGTCTGGGCGTCGAAGCGGCCTTCGCCGGTGATGACCAGGTCGGCGCCGCGCACTGCGGCGTCCAGCCCGACCAACTCGGCCACCACCTCAACGCCGGCGCGGAACTGCGCACCCAGAAACGCCTTGGCGGCAAACCCCAGGCCACCGGCGGCGCCGCTGCCGGGTTCGTCGCGCACATCCCTGGGCAGCACTTGTGCGCAGCGGTCGGCAAAATGGCCGAGAGCGACGTCCAACTGTTGAACCTGCTCGGGCGTGGCGCCTTTTTGCGGGCCGAAAATCGCTGAGGCACCCTGGGGACCGCACAGCGGGTTGTTCACATCCGCCGCGATTTCAAAGCGGATCTGGGCCAGACGCGAATCCAGATTTTCCAGGCTGATGCGGGCCAGACCACCCAGCGCCAGCCCTCCCGGTACCAGTGGCTGATTCTGGGCATCGAATAGCTGCACGCCGAGCGCTTGCATCGCGCCCGCGCCGCCATCATTGGTCGCACTGCCGCCAATCGCCAGAATAATGCGTCGGGCGCCCAGGTCGAGGGCAGCGCGGATCAGCTCGCCGGTGCCATAGGTACTGCTGGAGCAGGCATCGCGCTGCCCCGGCGCAACCAACTGCAGGCCACTGGCTTCAGCCATTTCGATGATCGCGGTGTGGCTGTCGGCTAACCATCCCCAATGCGCCTGCACCGCAGCACCCAGTGGCCCGCGCACGGTCTGGCTGCGCAACTGGCCATTACACGCGGCGAGCACCGCCGCGACCGTGCCTTCACCGCCGTCCGCCATCGGGCATTGCACCAGCGCTGCTTCAGGCCAGACCTGAACCAGGCCCTCGGCAATGGCCTGGGCGACCCGTTCGGCACTCAGGCTGTCCTTGAACGAGTCGGGGGCGATGATGATTTTCATGGGCATTCTCCGTTTTTATAACGCCCATGCTGACAGTTGGCACCGCTGCTGACGCCGGTCCGATGCACAAGTGCGAATGAGGTTTGTTGTTCAATTTTACAAAGCCTGGGGTAATAACTGCACGCCCAGGTACAACGCAAGCATGCCGTCCAGGGTCAGCGGGTCGACGCCGCTCAGTTCGGCGATTCTTTCCATACGGTAGCGCAGGCTGTTGCGGTGAATCCCCAGGGCATCGGCGCAGGCCTGGCTTTGCCCGTCGTGCTCGCACCAACTGCGCAGCGTGGCCAGCAGTTGGCCGTTGCTGTCCTTGGCCAGTACTTTGCGCAGCGGGTTGAGCAATTCGTCCAGGGCGTCGTCGTTGCGGTGGCGCCAGAGCATCACCGGCAGGCGATAGCGGTTGAGGATCAACAGGCGCGCGTGCGGCAGGATATCGCGACCGTAGGCCAGCAAGTCACCGACGCGGCGATAGCAGCGGCGCAGGCCGGCCAGCCCTTGCGCTTGCCCGCCTACGGCAACCCGAAGAATATTCCAGCCCAGGCCATCGAGCTTTTCCAGCAGGCGTGGGTCGTCGACTTGCAGGGCAGCGGGACGGCACCATAGCAGGGAAAACTGCGCGGAACTCACGCACCAGCTGTCCGGATAACGCGACATCAACCAGGCGCTCAAGGCCTCCGCCGACTGCCCCGCGCCCAGTTCGAACAGGTACGGCGTGCGCGCCAGTTGCGGCTTGAGGCCCAACTGTTGCGCTTCGTCGACCAGGCGCGGCGAGTCGCCCGTGTCGGCCAGCAGCAATGCCAGCAAGTCATCACAGCGCTGGCGTCGCCATTGCTGCTCGGCCTGCTGATGACGCTGGCTGACCAGCATTTCGGCGGTCATGCGCACCAGTTCGGCGTAGGTGCGCAACCCGTCCGGTTCGCCGGTGATCCCCAGTACGCCGATCAGGCGCTGGTCATGCATCAGCGGCAGGTTGATGCCCGGCAACACGCCTTTGAGGTGCTTGGCGGTCTGCCCGTCGATTTCCACCACGCGCCCGTTGGCCAGCACCAGCTGCGCGCCCTCGTGGCGGGTGTTGATGCGTTCCGGCTCGCCGCTGCCAAGGATCAGGCCCTGGCTGTCCATTACGTTGACGTTGTAGGGCAGGATCGCCATGGTGCGATCGACGATATCCTGGGCCAGTTCGTGATCCAGCTCGAACATGGGCTATTTTCCTTCGCAAGCGGGTTGGTCAGCGGCACAGCGCAAAGCAGGCTTGACTGTGCGCGAGCACAAAGACAGGCGCCCATCGCCTCGCCGAGACTGTTCAAGCGATCAACGTTACCCTCGCATCGCTAAAAATCATAATAAAGAGAGACTCGCCATGTCACAGAGCGCCGCTGCAGCACTGGCCACCGATGACGATAAAAACGCCATCTACAAGCGCGTAACCCTGCGCCTGATCCCCTTCATCTTTATCTGCTACCTGTTCAACTACCTTGACCGGGTGAACGTTGGCTTTGCCAAGTTGCAGATGCTCGATGCGTTGAAATTCAGCGAAACCGTGTACGGCCTGGGTGCCGGAATCTTCTTTATCGGCTATGTGCTGTGTGGCGTGCCGAGCAACCTGGCGCTGACCCGGTTCGGACCAAGGCGCTGGATTGCGCTGATGATGATCGTGTGGGGCACGTTGTCCACGTGCCTGCTGTTCGTGACCACGCCGACGCATTTCTACACCTTGCGCCTGTTGACCGGTGCCGCTGAAGCGGGCTTCTTTCCGGGCGTGGTGCTGTACCTCTCGCAGTGGTTTCCAACCTTTCGCCGGGGTCGGATCATGGCGCTGTTCATGTCGGCGATTCCGGTGTCCGGCCTGCTCGGCAGCCCGTTCTCCGGCTGGATTCTCAACCACTTCGCGGCCGGCCAGGGCGGCCTTGCCGGATGGCAGTGGATGTTCCTGCTGCAAGGCATCCCCACCGTGATCCTCGGCGCCCTCGCCTACTTCCTGCTCAGCGACAGCTTCGCCAACGCCAAGTGGCTCAAGCCCCACGAGCGCGCGCTGCTGGAAGCTGACCAGGCCACCGACCTGGCCAACAAACCGAAAACCACCACCGACTCCCTGGCGCAAGTGTTCAAGAACCCGGCGATCTGGGCGTTCGGCCTGATCTACTTCTGTATCCAGAGCGGCGTCTATGCGATCAACTTCTGGCTGCCATCGATCATCAAGAGCCTGGGTTTCAGCGATAACCTGGTGATTGGCTGGCTCAGTGCGATCCCCTACCTGCTGGCCGCGGTGTTCATGTTGCTGGTGGGCCGCTCGGCCGATTTGCGCAAGGAGCGTCGTTGGCACCTGGTGGTGCCGATGCTGATGGGCGCGATCGGCCTGGTTATCGCGGTGAATTTCGCCACCACCCCGGTGATCGCCATCCTCGGCCTGACCCTCGCCACCATGGGCGCCCTCACCGGCCTGCCGATGTTCTGGCCGGTGCCCACCGCCATGCTCAGCGCGGGCGCCGCGGCCGGTGGGCTGGCGTTGATCAACTCCATGGGCCAGATGGCCGGCTTTCTCAGCCCGTACATCGTAGGCTTCGTGAAAGATGCAACCGGGTCCACGGATGTGGCGCTTTATCTGCTTGCCGCAGTGATCGTTGCTGGCAGTGTGTTGGCGTTGCGGATGACGCGCACCTTGAAGGTCTAAAGCGCGCCCATTTGGCCCTGGGTATCTAAACAACTCTGTAGCGCTCAACCGTAACCACGATGCGCAGCGAGTCGCTCTTGATCTTGATCTGGCTTTTGATCTTGATCTTAGGCGCCCCGTTAAACCACGCTGGCCGAACGCAGGCTTGAATCCGTGGGCAACCCGGCAGGACGCCGGGTTAGCCGCACTGGGCCATGGATGGCCCATTGCGGCGGCTCACGGATTCAAGCCGGAGAGAGGGAACACCGAGCCTAAGCGAGGTGCCGAGTGGTGGGGCAAGAGCCCTTTTGGTTACTTTTGGGGCGCTTTTCCAAAAGTGACCCGCTGTAAAAGCGGGACCCTAAGCGGCCGTGACCGCAGAAACGGATATGTACTCGGTCTGATCCAACATCCTGGTCGGCCCTGAGGCCGCCATCGGGGGTAAGCCCCCTCCCACATTTGGACCGAGGTGTATCAGATTGGTAACCGTGGGTTACAGGCCGCCGGGAGCCAGCTCCCTCGCCACATGTCGGCGTCATACCCATGTTGTGTAGATACCTATGCCCCTGTGGGAGCGCGGTTACAACTGTCCGCCGCCATCGATATCGATCACGGCACCAGTCATAAAGCCGTTCTCCATCGCCAACACATACCCCGCCGCCACTTCCTGCGCCTGCCCCACGCGCCCCACCGGCAGGGCCCCACCCACCTTGGCGAACATCGCCAGGCGCTGCTCTTCGCCAAGCCCGGCGTAAGCCGGTGTATCAATCACACCGGGGCTGATCACATTGACCCGGCGCGGCGCCAGTTCCTTGGCCAACTGCTTGCCCAGCGCTTCGGTGGCGGCATTGATACCGATCTTGATGAACTGCCCCGGCACCAGTTTGCGCCCCAACTGGCCGGAGGTCAGGCTGATGCTGCCATGCTCATGCAGAAACGGCAGCGCCTGTTGAATCGCGCGCAATGCCCCCCAGAGTTTCACATTGAAATTACCCTGGGCTTCGTCCAGGTCGGTGTCGATCAGCGTCCTGGCATTAACCGAGGGACCGGAGGTGTAGACCAGATGATCGAAGCGCCCCACGCTTTCGAACAGGCGTTGCAACGAGGCGCTGTCGCTCACATCCACCGGCTCGCTGCGCACGCCGTCGTGAACCGCCGAGGTCAGGCGGCGCCCCGCCACCACCACGTTTGCACCGCGCTCGACGGCCGCGTTGGCGACGGCTGCGCCGATACCGCTGCTGCCGCCGATCACGATGATGGTTTTGCCGCTCAGAGACGTCATCATGGAAAAAAATCCTGATTAAGAAGTGAGCGTTCATCTTCCACGCTTGATAATCGGAGAAAAATCCCGGTAAAACGACAAGATCTTTAAAGGAATTTTACAAATGAGTTCGATCCTGGATCTTGAAGTGTTCGTGCGCACCGCCGACACAGGCAGCCTGTCTGCAGTAGCGCGCGGGCTTGGCTTGACCCCGGCGGCGGCCAGTATCGCCCTCAAGCGCCTGGAAACCCGCCTTGGCCTGCGCCTGTTCGCCCGGTCCACGCGCAGCATGCGGCTGACCGAGGAAGGCCGGCGTTATCTGGACAGCGTGCGCGTTGCGCTGGCCGCATTGACCGAGGGTGAACAGGCGCTCAAGCAGCACAGCCAGGGCCTGACCGGTTTGCTGCAAGTGGCGGCGCCGTCGGATTTCGGGCGCAACGTGGTGCTGGGCTGGCTGGACGCGTTCAAGGCCGAACACCCGCATATTCGCCTGCAACTGATGCTCAACGACAGCAACGCCGATCTGTTTCGGGACACGGTCGACATTGCCCTGCGCTTTGGCGTGCCCCAGGACTCCAGCCTCGTCGCCCTGCCGATCGCCCCCGACCACCATCGCATTGCCTGCGCGAGCCCCGCCTACCTGGCGCGCCACGGCACACCGCTGCATCCCACACAGCTGTCACAGCACAGCGCGTTGCGTTACATGCGCCAGGGCCAAGTCAGCAAGACCTGGCGCTTTCGCCAGGGCGCGCACGTTGAAGAGGTCGAGGTCAACGGCGACTATCTCAGCGACGACGGCGAAATCGTGCGCCGTTGGGCCCTGGCCGGGCACGGCATCGCCTACAAAGCTCGACTCGATGTAGTGGGCGACCTTGCCGCCGGCCGGCTGGTGGCATTGTTCGATACGTGGCAAGGCGAACCGGCGCCGTTCAACCTGATGTGTCCCCATCGCCTGCAGGTATCGGAGCGGGTGAAAGTGCTGCAGCGTTTTTTACAGGCGCGCTGCCAGACGTTGCTGAGCGAATGAAGAAATACGTACAGGGCTTGTTCCAGAGCGTGCGTGTCTGGTATTGCATGACACATATTTGCCTGCCATGGAGGAGATTTGCATGATTTACCGCACATTGGGTCAGTCCGGCTTGAAGGTCAGCGCATTGACGCTGGGCACCATGATGTTTGGCGAACAGACCAGCACTGAAGACTCGCTGCGCATCATCGACAAGGCCTGGGATCAAGGCATCAACTTTATCGACACCGCCGACGTCTACACCGGCGGGCGGTCCGAGGAGATCGTCGGCGAGGCCATCGCGCGCAACCGTCAGGACTGGGTGGTGGCGTCCAAGGTCGGGTTCGGCCCGACGGATGGCGTACCCAACCGCAATGGGCTGAGCCGCAAGCGGATGTTCAATGCGCTGGAGGCAAGCCTGCGCCGCCTGGACACCGACTACCTGGACGTCTACTACCTGCACCGCGAGGACCACGACACACCGCTGGAGGTCACGGTATCAGCGATCGGCGATCTTATCCGCCAGGGCAAAGTCCGCTACTGGGGCTTGTCCAACTATCGCGGCTGGCGTGTCGCCGAGGTCATACGCGTGGCCGAGCGCCTGGGCGTTGACCGGCCGATCATCAGTCAACCGCTTTACAACATCGTCAATCGCCAGGCCGAAGTCGAGCAGATCACCGCCGCTGCCGCCTATGGCCTGGGCGTGGTGCCGTACAGCCCGTTGGCGCGTGGTGTGCTCAGCGGCAAGTACGCACCCGACCTGAAACCTGAGCCCGGCAGCCGCGCTGCACGCCAGGATAAACGCATTCTGGAAACCGAATGGAGGGTGGAATCGCTGCGCATCGCCCAGCAGATCCAGCAATACACCCAGGGACGTGGCGTGGGCATGGTCGAGTTTGCGATTGCCTGGGTGTTGAATAGCGCGGCGGTGAGTTCGGCGATTGTCGGCCCGCGCACCGAGGCGCAGTGGGATGCCTATACCGGCGCACTCGAGGTGAAGATCAGCGCTGAAGATGAGGCATTCATCGATTCGCTGGTGACCCCTGGGCACTCATCCACGCCTGGGTTCAATGATGTGAGTCACTTTGTCTCGGGGCGTACGGTACGCTCGTAGGCAGCCCTTGAGACTCGCAGGCTCGGTGCCCCCTGTGGGAGCGCTCGAGCCAAGCGGACAAAACGACCATTTCCAGCCTTTTTACGTCTTGCGCCCCAAAACAGCGCACCTGAGCCGCCAAAAGCACCATAATCTCCCTCTCGATTCTTCCTGTTTATCTCAATCGGCTTTCGCGAGGACTGCGTGTCTAAAGGTGTTGTGTTATCGGTATCGGCCTCGGTGTTGTTTGCCGTGATGTATTACTTCACATCGCTGCTCACACCCTTGAGTGGCCTGGAAATTTTTGGCTGGCGCATGTTGCTGACCGTGCCCTGCATGACCGTCTTCATGTTGGTCAGCGGTGAATGGCGACGGGTGTGGGAGCTGCTGCGCATGCTGGTGGCCAGGCCGCGCTTGATCGGCGGCGTACTGGTGTCGTCCGCGCTGCTCGGCGTGCAGTTGTGGCTGTTCATGTGGGCACCGCTCAATGGGCGCAGCCTGGACGTGTCGGTGGGGTACTTCCTGTTGCCGCTGACCATG harbors:
- a CDS encoding aspartate/glutamate racemase family protein — encoded protein: MRTIGLIGGMSWESSAEYYRIINQHVRDRLGPLRSAQLLMYSVDFGPVEQAQHAGRWDDAALILEDAARRLQAGGAECVVLCTNTMHRVASRIEAALTIPFLHIADAAGAAALQAGTLTVGLLGTAFTMEQDFLKSRLIAQGLTVLVPDTDERKEVHRIIYEELCVGVISARSRAIYQRVIESLASRGAQAVILGCTEISLLIKPEHSNLPLLDTTELHARAAVAFALEH
- a CDS encoding glycerate kinase, with translation MKIIIAPDSFKDSLSAERVAQAIAEGLVQVWPEAALVQCPMADGGEGTVAAVLAACNGQLRSQTVRGPLGAAVQAHWGWLADSHTAIIEMAEASGLQLVAPGQRDACSSSTYGTGELIRAALDLGARRIILAIGGSATNDGGAGAMQALGVQLFDAQNQPLVPGGLALGGLARISLENLDSRLAQIRFEIAADVNNPLCGPQGASAIFGPQKGATPEQVQQLDVALGHFADRCAQVLPRDVRDEPGSGAAGGLGFAAKAFLGAQFRAGVEVVAELVGLDAAVRGADLVITGEGRFDAQTLRGKTPFGVARIARHHKVPVIVIAGTLGEGYEQMYDHGVDAAFALPSGPMSLEQACSEAARLLRERAADIARLWQTALRG
- a CDS encoding class I SAM-dependent methyltransferase translates to MTTTVDSDKPGYTSSYLADQHAGQLARLRTLERAFDPLSQAVFDQLDLPDNPVILDLGAGAGSLAAWLSRRYPEASVTATDIDIRFLADIPGIRVLAHNAATDDFPAASFDVVHARALLCHLTEREDLLARAITWLRPGGWLVIEDVSLEPSLKTANPLFRKLAQAGVTLLEQSIGSDMLWATQLPARLRDRGLANVRHRMLEGCIGDNSPADTFWAVTTAQAGPALLKLGLLEQGDLDAMATLRADPAFSEPALTFISAWGQVL
- a CDS encoding cytochrome P450 yields the protein MTPPHREGDPGPNPREHLPPQLFTIPEIQFPFAAPSPRCDSERLRAHALAWAQRYGLIGRRGAHRLSTTALLDLGVALCGGAPTHRAEILVCWYLWALTLDDRIDDGPWAENGALECFITSVQALTESDGESGESSRFEDPMLAVLVDDLWPKTRCWGDESWRDRLVRHLSGHLRAQATLVRVRENDTVLTLAEYLPLRRHSFGALFFFDLIDGAETLDPYKPAAQAQAWDTLREHAADLIAWTNDIHSIAKDVVCGERFNLVSILADTTGVGWPAALESAHRMVNTAVAQFTAAAAQCASHPPGAATDPDRLRQVVRAAGDWHCSVSRYHLHAADSGTTSNRQVDLELTPPTLKSRQFEIDPYPLYEQLRTRLPLAYDEPTDVWLLSRHVDVKAALTHPGVSNNNYNWQIGPLLGHTLVTMDGCEHAQHRALLSPSFRGKALAALEASVISVTTDLLARMHGRSQVDLVADFTAALPVRVMAHALGLPAQTREEVERLKRWCAIGFAYMGNYRQDPALLTGGLSNRDSFYDFIQPHIDARRAEPANDLISQLLAARIDGQPLSETFVRAYCAILMTAGSETSHGALANLIVNLLSEPGVKAAVIADPQLMDNALAETLRRNPPLQLVLREARETLQLPSGTIPAGATLACLIGSANRDPDQFSNPDTFDMSRTEQATSHFAFGAGRHFCLGSLLARMEITTGARMLLQAFPNVRWAPGYTPVERGFLNRCPDRLEVVL
- a CDS encoding alpha/beta fold hydrolase — protein: MLSACFFVAVLLGGSACATRQPPEWGIRWLPDCDDRPFTGLDPEVVARTQCGIATVPLDHMHPTLGSLKLDVTRVSALLPAEREGAVFTNPGGPGAEADGFAVLLASIWKGYADQPQGEAYRRLINAFDVIGMTPRGMGSDPQSQLVCQSDEEIVAQNDMTEDRSPANIEAIRHNAGVLARGCASQRLAPYINTEQTARDMELVRMELNEPQLNYFGNSYGTWLGAWYAGLFPKQVGRMVLDSSTDWTATFQDASLVQAPEKDRVFARFVAQRAADDPRRYQMGSDPKAIGAIFLDLLSQVRAALRSDNEYYSVPEYLMAARALSRWLRESPGLPDAKLLAKLQAHRFSPDPVVNEAAKQAFARLLEVTRHPSPWNGLALGPLKLTPRESVRSTVLCNDSASADEAFWTEKENQYAIEYPVGGSFFPARHCADWRGKPLDGVPQRKLAQVNGLFMVQAEYDDQTPAAGALKAFRSVPAAHMTLLKGAYRHGVSFSGTNACVNKNVGDFLAYGRKPDRFSICYESP